The DNA window AATGTAGTAAAATTCATCCTCTTCTGCAATTCCTATATTAAATCCTGATGTTGGGGAAACATAATCAATTGGCGCTCCGGACTGTTTCAGGATTTGATCTTTGCCATAACTTTTGTGAATCAAAAGCCAGGAAGTTGCTTTAACATTCGGGATGATATTTTGTAAAATACTGGAAACGTTCGAAAAATGCTTCTTTTCCTGCGCGTAAGAAAATATTCCCAAAAACAAAAAACCGAATACCCAGAATTTTCTTATCAATTTTATCATAATTACAGAACGAGAAAAAAAAGGAATTATTTTACATGAATTTGTCCCCCTTCTTAAGATTTTTAAGGTCTAAAACATAATCTTTTATCAGCTGATCGTGATCTCTCGGACAGATTAAAAGAGCTTTATCGGTATCTACAATGATGTAATTTTCCAGTCCGTCGATAACCACTGCTTTATTGTTATTCTTCATACGGATTACATTTCCTTTTGCATTGTAGGTAAGAATCGGCAGTTTAGAGGTTACTGCATTCAGATCCTCGTCTTTATCCGCATTTTCATAAACGGAGGTCCATGTCCCCAGATCGCTCCAGCCTAAATCTGCCGGAATTACATAAACGTTCTGTGCTTTTTCTAAAATTCCGTTATCAATGGATATTTTCTGGACTTTAGGATAAATCAGTTCAATACAGCTTTTTTCACTGTCTGCATTGTATTCGCAAGCCATGAAATGCTGTGTCATTTCCGGAAGATACATTTCAAAAGCATGATGAATACTTTTTACGCTCCAGATAAAAATCCCTGCATTCCAAAGGAAATCGCCGCTTTCCAGAAAACTTTTGGCAATCTCAAGAATCGGTTTTTCCGTAAATGTTTTAACTTTATAATAATCGGAATCGTGCTTATCCACAAACTGAATGTATCCATATCCCGTATCAGGTCTTGTAGGGGTAATTCCTAAAGTAACGAGATATTCGTTTTTTGCAGCAATTTCAAAAGCCAGTTCTGCTTTTTTCAGAAAAGTTTCTTCTTTTAAAATTAAATGATCTGCAGGAAGCACAATCATAGTTGCCTCCGGATCTGCTTCGGCAATTTTATTCGCCATGTAAAGATTACACGGAGCCGTATTTTTAAGCAGAGGTTCTCCCACAATATTTTCCTGCGGAATTTCCGGCAATTGCTGATGCGAAAGCTCTACGTACTCTTTATTCGTTATAACAAATATATTTTCATTAGGAATAATTCTGCTGATCCTGTCATAGGTCTGCTGAATCATGGTGCGTCCCACTCCTAAAATATCCTGAAACTGCTTCGGAAATTTCTGCGTGCTCATAGGCCAGAATCTGCTTCCGATTCCACCTGCCATAATGACGCAATATCTGTTTGATTTTGACATTCTTATGTGTATTTTTCTACTCTCGCCAAAGGCTTGAAAGAATACTTTCTTCCTGTAGCCAAGTTCTTACAAAGATAGTTTTTTTTAATTAGACCTTCTAAAAGGTATTTTTCATTTCGGTAGATAAAGAAATCCCCTTTTTGAAGCGTTTCAATAAACACAAGCGTATCATCCTGTTTTTCAGCATGAAAATATTTTACCAGCTCCGGACTTGCCATGAAATTGGCTTTCGGAGATTTCGAAAATTTAACAATGACGGGTCTTAAATCTTCTTCATATACTTCAAGACTCTGCAAAAGCATCTGCCTGAACGTGTGTTTCCATTCGTTTCCGTGCGGAGAAATTCTTCTGCCATATTTTTCAAAAGCAATAAGATGC is part of the Chryseobacterium indicum genome and encodes:
- a CDS encoding mannose-1-phosphate guanylyltransferase, producing MSKSNRYCVIMAGGIGSRFWPMSTQKFPKQFQDILGVGRTMIQQTYDRISRIIPNENIFVITNKEYVELSHQQLPEIPQENIVGEPLLKNTAPCNLYMANKIAEADPEATMIVLPADHLILKEETFLKKAELAFEIAAKNEYLVTLGITPTRPDTGYGYIQFVDKHDSDYYKVKTFTEKPILEIAKSFLESGDFLWNAGIFIWSVKSIHHAFEMYLPEMTQHFMACEYNADSEKSCIELIYPKVQKISIDNGILEKAQNVYVIPADLGWSDLGTWTSVYENADKDEDLNAVTSKLPILTYNAKGNVIRMKNNNKAVVIDGLENYIIVDTDKALLICPRDHDQLIKDYVLDLKNLKKGDKFM
- a CDS encoding SprT-like domain-containing protein; the encoded protein is MSIQSLEKYLPQNTLQYLKIWFADYYIHIKVTRNRNSKLGDYRKLPDQSHEITINSTLVPQLFFFVLTHELAHLIAFEKYGRRISPHGNEWKHTFRQMLLQSLEVYEEDLRPVIVKFSKSPKANFMASPELVKYFHAEKQDDTLVFIETLQKGDFFIYRNEKYLLEGLIKKNYLCKNLATGRKYSFKPLARVEKYT